A window of the Schlesneria paludicola DSM 18645 genome harbors these coding sequences:
- the secG gene encoding preprotein translocase subunit SecG — protein sequence MVMFSYVLMTLLMFSGLFLIGLVLLQRGRGGGLAGAFGGMGGQSAFGTKAGDVFTRITIGVATAWILLCAGSVVALHHASTGRTDSSVFKDEKSDAIKPGDVIKADPKESTPGDEAEIGIGKDQPKAPVVIPEGAKTDGDKKAEEKPADAKPAVDAKPAEDAKPAEQVKPAEEAKAGEAAKSEAAPADEKKSETPKVEEAKPAEPTPEPTPAKQPE from the coding sequence ATGGTCATGTTTTCGTATGTCCTGATGACGTTGTTGATGTTCTCAGGATTGTTTTTGATCGGTCTGGTGCTGCTCCAACGCGGACGCGGCGGCGGTCTTGCCGGTGCGTTTGGCGGGATGGGCGGACAAAGCGCATTCGGCACCAAGGCCGGCGATGTCTTTACACGCATCACCATCGGCGTCGCGACCGCTTGGATCCTGTTGTGCGCTGGCAGTGTTGTTGCGCTGCACCATGCCAGCACCGGACGGACCGATTCTTCGGTGTTCAAAGACGAGAAGAGTGACGCGATCAAGCCGGGTGACGTCATCAAGGCAGACCCGAAAGAATCGACACCCGGTGACGAAGCCGAGATCGGTATTGGCAAAGATCAGCCAAAAGCTCCTGTGGTGATCCCTGAAGGTGCGAAGACAGACGGCGACAAGAAGGCGGAAGAGAAGCCGGCCGACGCGAAGCCGGCAGTCGACGCCAAGCCGGCCGAAGACGCGAAGCCCGCTGAGCAAGTCAAACCAGCAGAGGAAGCGAAGGCTGGTGAGGCGGCTAAGTCCGAAGCGGCACCCGCTGACGAGAAAAAGTCAGAGACTCCAAAGGTGGAAGAAGCAAAGCCTGCTGAGCCGACACCAGAGCCAACTCCGGCAAAGCAGCCCGAGTAG
- the pheA gene encoding prephenate dehydratase — protein MASKPVPKKPVKSNTAPASAKAPTNTAAKASAGSAQEMARLDNEILKLLNRRAAATAKLIEADPNWWSATYDPRSDDDLLKRIESENQGPLPADAVRGVFRQVLSAVRNRVRPRRVSYLGPAFSFTHMAAVERFGESSDLIPVNTIAAVFEEVNRGHADFGVVPIENSTDGRIIDTLDMFTRLPLRICGEIQLCIHHNLLGKVSRGEINEVYSKPQALSQCRDWLSRNMPQARLIEVTSTSTAAQLARDKPGAGAIASKQAAVEYGLQILADSVEDNKNNVTRFAMIGDKPIGPTGRDRTSLLLQIGDKPGALADALASFKQNKINLTWIESFPLRGPESGYIFFIDCEGHSKDAKVKRTLDDLARLAVRMEVLGSYPRSELIG, from the coding sequence ATGGCCAGTAAACCGGTGCCGAAGAAGCCCGTAAAGTCAAACACTGCACCGGCTTCCGCGAAAGCGCCAACCAATACTGCCGCGAAGGCCTCGGCCGGTTCCGCCCAGGAAATGGCACGGCTGGACAACGAAATCCTCAAGCTGCTCAATCGCCGTGCTGCCGCGACTGCGAAATTGATCGAAGCAGACCCCAACTGGTGGTCAGCAACGTACGATCCGCGTTCCGACGACGATCTGCTGAAGCGGATTGAAAGTGAAAATCAGGGGCCCCTGCCTGCGGATGCTGTACGCGGTGTGTTCCGCCAGGTTTTGAGCGCGGTTCGGAACCGTGTTCGGCCTCGTCGCGTTTCATATCTCGGCCCTGCATTTAGCTTTACGCACATGGCGGCTGTTGAGCGATTCGGCGAATCGTCTGATTTGATTCCGGTGAACACGATTGCCGCCGTCTTCGAAGAGGTGAACCGCGGTCATGCCGATTTCGGAGTGGTTCCAATCGAGAACAGCACCGATGGTCGAATCATCGACACGCTCGACATGTTCACTCGTTTGCCGCTTCGAATCTGTGGCGAAATCCAGTTGTGTATTCATCACAACTTGCTCGGAAAAGTTTCGCGGGGCGAAATTAACGAGGTTTACAGTAAGCCGCAGGCGCTGTCGCAATGCCGTGACTGGTTGAGCCGCAATATGCCGCAGGCCCGGTTAATTGAAGTGACCAGCACTTCGACCGCCGCACAGTTGGCTCGCGATAAACCCGGGGCGGGGGCGATTGCCAGTAAGCAGGCCGCCGTTGAATATGGGCTGCAGATCCTCGCGGACTCCGTCGAGGACAACAAGAACAACGTCACGCGATTCGCGATGATTGGCGATAAGCCAATCGGCCCAACGGGTCGCGATCGCACGTCGCTGTTGTTGCAGATTGGTGATAAACCGGGAGCGTTGGCCGATGCGTTGGCGTCGTTCAAGCAGAACAAGATCAACTTGACGTGGATCGAGTCGTTCCCTTTACGTGGCCCCGAGAGCGGCTACATTTTCTTCATCGACTGCGAAGGCCACTCGAAAGACGCCAAGGTCAAGCGAACGCTGGATGACCTGGCCCGCCTGGCAGTTCGAATGGAAGTCTTAGGCTCATATCCTCGCAGCGAACTGATTGGGTAG
- a CDS encoding DNA translocase FtsK, with protein sequence MPLDPGFRRQSQQASARDRIVTGWVGLVSSTGEGTHAGEGIMIDYGRLRTDLLALAVLAMAVFVGLSLVSYHPADPPAHVIYPPHAHPTNLCGFVGARVAHDLIVSFGAGAYFVLIALIVLDIRLLARDVYRDPVVRFCGACLIVTAVSVTAQWYMPLSVSGSMTGSGGYLGAWGAILLDQHFSRVGSLILLATMTLAGLLLTGEQHLAKTAVCFSLLPITMWSRLAFGRRPSDPPRVKPAVPVDPRPPVQAVPNEAEIQTIPMCESAFEPVVEPELVASPIRINAPPVLVPAQTTQIIVQDGALSPEAAAAIATILTPCEEPLESIPEAVVDSIPLAEEIPVETVALHDEIVEELEPLPIPADEPHVTEFSLSPDRSPIRVNPPVGMTPVDVASLPEPAFERVPHRLPETAILEDAEAFPYDILAAKAQSAAAKLEKTFQEFGLNVKVVEIDTGPVITQFELELEKGLRLSKVTSLADDLAIALRVPSVRVIAPIPGKNTVGVEVPNDVRVMVRLKELIDSCRADIESKAIPMFLGKDASGKPLVVDMCKMPHLLIAGRTGTGKSVCLNTLIVSMLMTRTPEQVKMLMIDPKMVELSPYSRIPHLMHPVITDMKKAEAVLGWAVEKMEERYQLLSAVGVRHIDSFNKLGREKVLKKLGLEADSEEAALIPESIPYIVIVADEMADMMMTSGKDVEGHIIRLAQKSRAVGIHLVLATQKPTVDVITGLIKSNLPARISFQVASRMDSRVVLDEMGADKLLGKGDMLYMAPETSALQRAQGTYVSDDEVNKVIEFFADQEPEYDEELVQLKAAPASGKGGKGGGSSEPRERDDLYDDAVETVIREGRGSVSLLQRALGVGYGRGARMIDWMAEDGIVGGYNGSQAREVVMSLAEWEEVKESREMAGGRR encoded by the coding sequence ATGCCGTTGGACCCTGGATTTCGACGGCAGAGCCAACAGGCATCAGCTCGCGACCGCATTGTGACGGGGTGGGTTGGCCTGGTGAGCTCGACAGGCGAAGGGACTCATGCTGGCGAGGGAATCATGATCGACTACGGGCGGCTCAGGACCGATCTGCTGGCGCTCGCCGTGCTGGCGATGGCCGTCTTTGTCGGATTGAGCCTCGTCAGTTATCACCCTGCAGATCCGCCTGCCCATGTGATCTATCCTCCCCACGCACATCCGACCAATTTGTGCGGATTCGTCGGGGCACGCGTGGCTCATGATCTGATCGTTTCGTTTGGAGCCGGGGCGTACTTCGTCCTGATCGCACTGATTGTCCTCGATATTCGCCTGCTCGCCCGCGACGTTTATCGTGATCCCGTCGTTCGGTTCTGTGGTGCGTGCCTGATCGTGACCGCCGTTTCGGTCACGGCGCAATGGTACATGCCGCTCTCTGTGTCCGGTTCGATGACGGGTAGTGGTGGCTATCTGGGGGCTTGGGGCGCGATCTTGCTCGACCAGCACTTCTCTCGTGTTGGCAGCCTGATTTTGTTGGCCACGATGACTTTGGCTGGCCTCTTGCTGACGGGTGAACAGCACTTGGCGAAAACCGCAGTCTGTTTTTCTTTGCTCCCGATCACAATGTGGAGTCGCCTGGCATTCGGACGTCGTCCGTCTGATCCGCCGCGCGTCAAGCCCGCGGTACCCGTTGATCCTCGTCCCCCGGTTCAGGCCGTGCCCAATGAGGCAGAGATCCAGACCATCCCCATGTGTGAGTCGGCGTTTGAACCGGTGGTCGAGCCGGAATTGGTTGCGTCACCGATTCGGATCAACGCGCCCCCGGTCTTAGTCCCCGCTCAGACAACGCAAATCATTGTGCAAGATGGTGCGTTGTCGCCGGAAGCGGCAGCGGCCATCGCGACGATCTTGACGCCGTGCGAAGAACCTCTGGAATCGATTCCAGAGGCGGTCGTGGATTCAATTCCACTGGCGGAAGAGATTCCGGTCGAAACCGTTGCGCTTCACGACGAAATCGTCGAGGAACTCGAACCTCTGCCGATTCCCGCTGACGAACCCCACGTGACCGAGTTCTCGCTGTCACCCGATCGTTCACCGATTCGTGTCAATCCGCCTGTGGGGATGACGCCCGTCGATGTTGCCTCATTGCCAGAACCCGCGTTCGAACGGGTTCCGCATCGTCTGCCCGAGACGGCGATTCTCGAAGACGCCGAGGCGTTTCCGTATGATATCCTGGCTGCAAAAGCGCAGTCCGCCGCGGCGAAGCTGGAAAAGACATTCCAGGAGTTCGGGCTGAACGTCAAAGTGGTCGAAATTGACACTGGGCCCGTGATCACTCAGTTCGAACTGGAGCTTGAAAAAGGGCTGCGGCTGTCCAAGGTGACGTCGCTGGCCGACGATTTGGCAATTGCCTTGCGCGTCCCGTCTGTGCGCGTGATCGCGCCGATTCCGGGCAAGAACACGGTTGGGGTGGAAGTTCCCAACGATGTGCGGGTGATGGTACGTTTGAAGGAGTTGATCGATTCGTGTCGCGCCGACATTGAATCGAAGGCGATTCCCATGTTTCTGGGCAAAGACGCGAGTGGAAAGCCGCTCGTCGTCGATATGTGCAAGATGCCGCACCTGTTGATTGCCGGCCGCACGGGGACAGGAAAAAGCGTCTGCTTGAATACGCTGATCGTGTCGATGCTGATGACGCGGACACCCGAGCAGGTCAAGATGCTGATGATCGACCCAAAGATGGTCGAATTGAGCCCGTATAGCCGCATCCCGCACCTCATGCATCCGGTGATTACCGACATGAAGAAGGCGGAAGCCGTGCTGGGGTGGGCCGTCGAGAAGATGGAAGAACGCTACCAGTTGCTGTCGGCCGTCGGTGTTCGCCACATCGACAGTTTCAACAAGCTGGGCCGTGAGAAAGTCCTGAAAAAGCTGGGGTTGGAAGCCGATTCCGAAGAAGCCGCGTTGATTCCGGAATCGATTCCGTACATTGTCATCGTCGCCGACGAGATGGCAGATATGATGATGACTTCCGGTAAGGACGTCGAAGGCCATATCATACGGCTTGCGCAGAAATCGCGTGCCGTCGGGATCCATCTGGTTCTCGCGACACAAAAGCCAACGGTGGATGTGATCACGGGACTGATCAAATCCAATCTGCCGGCCCGAATTTCCTTCCAGGTGGCCAGCCGCATGGACAGCCGCGTGGTTTTGGATGAGATGGGGGCCGACAAACTGTTGGGCAAAGGAGATATGCTGTACATGGCCCCAGAAACGAGCGCGCTTCAGCGTGCTCAGGGGACGTACGTCAGCGACGACGAAGTCAACAAAGTGATCGAGTTCTTCGCAGATCAGGAACCCGAATACGATGAAGAACTCGTTCAACTGAAAGCCGCTCCGGCGTCGGGCAAAGGTGGAAAAGGCGGCGGATCGAGCGAGCCGCGTGAGCGGGACGATTTGTATGACGATGCCGTGGAAACCGTGATTCGCGAAGGACGCGGAAGTGTCTCGCTGTTACAACGAGCACTTGGCGTCGGATACGGACGTGGAGCCAGAATGATCGACTGGATGGCCGAAGACGGCATCGTCGGCGGTTATAATGGCAGCCAGGCTCGGGAAGTCGTCATGTCCCTGGCGGAATGGGAAGAGGTCAAAGAATCACGCGAGATGGCTGGCGGTCGCAGGTGA
- the gmk gene encoding guanylate kinase, producing MTERVGPNNFQILVLSGPSGSGKTTVVERLIRESPVKLVKAVSATTRPQRKGEIEAESYYFLTTDEFVKRRDHGEFLETAEVFGAGYWYGTLKSEIQRAKDLQGWAFLEIDVQGALKVIEFYPDALTIFLQPPSLEICEQRLRNRGTDSEETIQRRLRKVHEELALADRYCYQVVNDDLNQTVNEINAIIAKHRV from the coding sequence ATGACCGAACGTGTCGGGCCCAATAACTTTCAGATCCTCGTTTTGTCGGGACCTAGCGGTAGCGGCAAGACAACTGTCGTCGAACGTCTGATTCGCGAATCGCCGGTGAAATTGGTGAAGGCGGTGTCGGCAACGACGCGCCCCCAGCGAAAAGGGGAAATCGAGGCCGAATCCTACTATTTCCTGACGACAGACGAATTTGTGAAACGCCGCGATCATGGGGAATTTCTGGAAACTGCGGAAGTCTTTGGTGCCGGATACTGGTACGGTACGCTAAAATCAGAGATCCAGCGCGCCAAAGATCTGCAGGGTTGGGCGTTTCTGGAAATCGACGTTCAAGGTGCATTAAAGGTTATCGAGTTCTACCCGGACGCTTTGACGATCTTTTTGCAGCCACCGTCCTTGGAAATTTGCGAACAACGTCTGCGAAACCGTGGTACCGATTCAGAAGAGACCATTCAACGGCGGCTGCGGAAGGTGCATGAAGAGCTGGCCTTGGCCGATCGATACTGCTATCAAGTCGTTAATGACGATTTGAATCAGACTGTGAACGAGATCAATGCAATAATCGCGAAGCATCGCGTTTGA
- the tpiA gene encoding triose-phosphate isomerase — MKRSLFIVGNWKMNTTLQSAKSLAADVVKGLDGKLSGVEVGVCPPAPFLLPVAEALRGSQVVLGAQNASNEKPGAFTGEVAIEMLLDVGCQWVILGHSERRQFFGDTDEIINKKVLAALDRGLKVIFCIGELLDDRQSGRTEAVLEVQLAKGLLNLTAAQMERVVIAYEPVWAIGTGVTASPEQAEETHAYIRKWLTTRFSSSVSDATRIQYGGSVKGDNAKELLAKPNIDGALVGGASLKADQFLAIVRAASEVATIS, encoded by the coding sequence TTGAAACGGTCCTTGTTTATCGTCGGCAATTGGAAAATGAACACGACCCTGCAGTCCGCGAAATCGCTGGCGGCGGATGTCGTGAAGGGCCTTGATGGGAAGCTGTCCGGTGTCGAAGTTGGGGTGTGCCCTCCTGCTCCGTTCCTGCTACCTGTTGCCGAGGCCCTGCGCGGCTCGCAAGTCGTGCTGGGGGCACAGAATGCCTCCAACGAGAAGCCCGGCGCATTCACTGGCGAAGTCGCCATCGAGATGTTGCTCGACGTTGGCTGTCAGTGGGTCATTCTGGGCCACAGCGAGCGTCGTCAGTTCTTCGGTGACACCGATGAAATCATCAACAAAAAGGTGCTGGCGGCATTGGATCGCGGCCTGAAGGTCATCTTTTGCATTGGTGAATTGCTGGACGACCGTCAGTCTGGCCGGACCGAGGCGGTGTTGGAAGTTCAGCTCGCGAAGGGGCTGTTGAATTTGACTGCCGCTCAGATGGAACGCGTCGTCATTGCCTACGAGCCGGTTTGGGCCATTGGCACCGGAGTCACGGCATCGCCCGAGCAGGCGGAAGAGACCCATGCGTACATTCGCAAGTGGTTGACGACCCGCTTCAGTTCGTCTGTCTCGGATGCAACTCGCATTCAGTACGGGGGTAGCGTGAAGGGCGACAACGCCAAGGAACTGCTGGCCAAGCCAAACATTGACGGTGCGCTGGTCGGTGGGGCGAGCCTCAAAGCAGACCAGTTCCTCGCCATCGTGCGGGCTGCCAGCGAAGTCGCTACAATCTCGTGA
- a CDS encoding DNA-directed RNA polymerase subunit omega: MLDELKEEEIVKKVGGRFKLSSLIQKRMVALNRGTRPLVELQSKNAMEIVVQEIIQDKIFLDASGAVMTRNDENRERHFSSGPSLDDM, encoded by the coding sequence ATGCTCGACGAACTGAAGGAAGAAGAGATCGTTAAGAAGGTTGGCGGCCGTTTCAAGCTGTCCTCGTTGATTCAAAAGCGGATGGTTGCGTTGAATCGCGGAACCCGCCCTCTGGTGGAACTGCAGTCGAAGAACGCGATGGAAATCGTCGTTCAGGAAATCATTCAAGATAAGATTTTCCTCGACGCCAGCGGTGCTGTGATGACCCGCAATGACGAAAACCGCGAGCGTCACTTCTCCAGTGGCCCGTCGCTCGACGACATGTAA
- a CDS encoding YicC/YloC family endoribonuclease, with product MLLSMTGYGEGSVQNEQAYCRVEIRTVNNRHFKLSLRCPDGLQQQEAEFERLLRDSISRGTVHLSVRIDQSATLGGPRLNAEMLKAYWHQLNQIAQELSVPAPDPVRLLNLPGVLNENGLSSDAVEAVWPLVEQAVKAAALHLQEFRRKEGEATAGELRQLLKSVEDVLGQVVKIAPQVAQEYHEKLVQRTRDLLAGTDVRVEPADVLREVALYADRCDIHEEITRLRSHISQFLTLIDKANAPGRKLDFLCQEMFREVNTIGSKANHIDLSHSAVDMKSSIERIREIVQNVE from the coding sequence GTGCTGCTCAGTATGACGGGTTATGGCGAGGGGTCTGTTCAGAATGAACAGGCCTATTGCCGTGTCGAGATCCGAACAGTCAATAACCGACATTTCAAGCTTTCGCTCCGCTGCCCCGATGGGTTGCAGCAGCAAGAAGCGGAATTCGAACGGCTATTGCGCGACTCGATCTCACGCGGGACGGTGCACCTGTCAGTGCGCATTGACCAGTCGGCCACACTCGGCGGACCGCGACTGAATGCCGAGATGCTGAAGGCTTACTGGCACCAGTTAAATCAAATTGCGCAAGAACTGTCCGTGCCAGCACCCGATCCCGTTCGCCTGTTGAATCTACCCGGGGTCCTCAACGAGAACGGGTTGAGCTCGGATGCGGTCGAGGCTGTCTGGCCACTTGTCGAGCAAGCGGTCAAAGCCGCTGCACTGCATCTGCAAGAGTTTCGCCGAAAAGAAGGGGAAGCGACGGCCGGTGAGTTGAGACAGCTTCTGAAGTCTGTGGAGGATGTACTGGGGCAGGTTGTCAAAATTGCACCACAGGTAGCTCAAGAGTATCACGAAAAGTTGGTGCAGCGGACGCGTGATTTGCTCGCGGGAACAGATGTTCGGGTTGAGCCTGCGGATGTCTTGCGTGAGGTTGCCCTCTATGCGGATCGATGCGATATCCACGAGGAAATTACTCGACTGCGCAGTCATATCAGCCAGTTTCTGACGCTGATCGATAAGGCGAACGCACCCGGCCGCAAGCTCGATTTCCTGTGCCAGGAAATGTTTCGAGAAGTGAATACAATTGGCTCCAAGGCCAATCATATTGATCTGTCCCATTCGGCGGTCGACATGAAGTCGAGCATCGAGCGAATTCGCGAGATCGTTCAGAACGTGGAGTGA
- a CDS encoding phosphopantothenoylcysteine decarboxylase domain-containing protein yields the protein MRILITAGPTREYLDDVRYLSNASSGRMGYAIAEAVLAAGHEAVLVSGPVSLTPSLGCEVHQVETTEELHTVCNRLFVGCQGVIATAAVCDYRPRERFQGKLAKTGVSLELELVETADVLADLGQQKGPRWIVGFALESDEFAHINALRKLKQKNCDAIVLNRPTAIGSTDNQIEIINQSGQSVVKYSGTKSDVARELWQWIENHLVEPLA from the coding sequence ATGCGAATTCTGATCACAGCCGGACCTACGCGCGAGTATCTGGATGATGTTCGCTATCTGTCGAACGCCAGCAGTGGACGCATGGGCTATGCGATCGCGGAAGCTGTGCTGGCCGCAGGCCATGAAGCGGTTCTGGTCAGTGGGCCGGTCTCGTTGACGCCGTCGCTCGGATGCGAAGTGCATCAGGTTGAGACCACCGAAGAATTGCATACCGTCTGTAATCGACTGTTTGTCGGGTGTCAGGGCGTAATCGCCACGGCGGCGGTCTGCGACTATCGACCACGTGAACGCTTTCAAGGAAAACTCGCGAAAACAGGCGTGTCACTGGAGTTGGAGCTGGTCGAGACGGCTGACGTTCTGGCGGATCTGGGGCAACAAAAAGGACCTCGGTGGATCGTGGGGTTCGCGCTCGAATCCGACGAATTTGCACACATTAATGCCCTGCGTAAGCTGAAGCAGAAGAATTGCGACGCGATTGTGTTGAACCGCCCGACTGCCATTGGTTCGACCGACAACCAGATCGAAATCATCAATCAATCCGGCCAGAGCGTCGTCAAATACTCGGGAACAAAGTCCGATGTCGCCCGCGAGCTTTGGCAATGGATTGAAAACCACTTAGTGGAACCGTTGGCCTAA
- a CDS encoding flavoprotein, with translation MNGREILLGVTGGIAAYKVADLCSKLIQTGASVSVVMTESASQFIGATTFEALTGRPVYSSTFRPVEHFRGEHIGLAQRADLFVVAPATAHFLAQAAGGFAGDLLTTLVLTSTCPMLVAPAMNCEMWAKKSVQRNVKLLREDGVHFVDPGSGWLSCGQVGAGRMAEPAEILAAMTKLLASSSQPFT, from the coding sequence ATGAACGGTCGCGAAATATTGCTGGGGGTTACAGGTGGGATCGCTGCTTACAAAGTGGCTGACCTGTGTAGCAAGCTGATCCAGACGGGTGCGTCGGTCTCGGTCGTTATGACCGAGTCGGCAAGCCAGTTTATCGGTGCGACAACGTTCGAGGCCTTGACCGGGCGTCCTGTGTACTCGAGCACATTTCGCCCTGTCGAGCACTTCCGTGGTGAACATATCGGACTGGCCCAGCGTGCCGATCTGTTCGTCGTGGCTCCCGCGACGGCACATTTTCTCGCGCAGGCCGCGGGTGGGTTTGCGGGTGATCTGCTCACGACGCTCGTGCTGACGTCTACCTGCCCCATGCTCGTGGCACCGGCCATGAACTGCGAGATGTGGGCCAAAAAATCCGTCCAGCGAAACGTAAAACTGTTGCGTGAGGATGGCGTTCATTTTGTGGACCCCGGTTCTGGATGGTTGAGTTGCGGGCAGGTCGGCGCAGGACGCATGGCGGAACCAGCCGAGATTCTGGCCGCGATGACAAAACTGTTGGCTTCTTCGTCGCAACCATTTACCTAG